One part of the Haemophilus parainfluenzae genome encodes these proteins:
- a CDS encoding histidine-type phosphatase, whose protein sequence is MKKITLKFTALLLGSALASSVFATENGQTSSSSDYELEKVLIFSRHGLRSPVEKDPQEMAKYSPYEWAKWNVPSGYLTAKGTVLETYFGQYLGQWLADKGLLTTERCASGEGIFTYANAVQRTVATGQAIVAGAFAGCNVQLHHRGEIGSEKDPIFTTKVHNPSKALIESEKNNVDLTALQKKLAPNYALLSEIIDYKNSPNCLQKGECDLGGKVGEYSIEDGKSVKITGSISTGKKIVSALLLAHYVGKPDSEIANGRVDSQEKWRAINEIKNEYYRTLFKNNEALAQNASYPLLAFIQQQLNSENKINLLVGHDSNIVALLAALGVEPYELDDSLENIPIGGKLLFEVWKHKPSGKLKFKLDYVYQTTEQLINITPLSLSTPPNQTALTLKGCEKDEKGFCDYERFQQVLSESIKNGKK, encoded by the coding sequence ATGAAAAAAATAACCCTAAAATTCACCGCACTTTTGCTTGGCTCAGCTTTAGCAAGTAGTGTGTTTGCAACAGAAAATGGTCAAACTTCCTCAAGTTCTGATTATGAATTAGAGAAAGTATTGATTTTCAGCCGACACGGATTGCGTTCACCAGTGGAAAAAGATCCGCAAGAAATGGCGAAATATTCCCCTTATGAATGGGCAAAATGGAATGTACCATCTGGCTATCTCACTGCAAAAGGGACGGTGCTAGAAACCTATTTCGGACAGTATTTAGGTCAATGGCTTGCAGATAAAGGGTTACTAACAACAGAACGTTGTGCATCGGGTGAAGGTATTTTCACTTATGCGAATGCAGTACAACGCACAGTTGCAACAGGGCAAGCGATTGTGGCAGGGGCTTTTGCCGGATGTAATGTGCAATTACACCATCGCGGTGAAATTGGTTCAGAAAAAGATCCAATTTTTACGACAAAAGTCCACAATCCAAGTAAAGCTTTGATCGAATCAGAAAAAAATAATGTAGATTTAACCGCTTTACAGAAAAAATTAGCACCAAATTATGCGCTATTGAGTGAAATCATCGATTATAAAAACTCACCAAACTGCTTGCAAAAAGGCGAATGTGATTTAGGTGGAAAAGTCGGTGAATACAGTATTGAAGACGGCAAGTCGGTCAAAATTACTGGTTCTATCAGCACCGGGAAGAAAATTGTCAGTGCATTATTGCTCGCGCATTATGTGGGTAAGCCTGATTCAGAAATTGCAAATGGTCGTGTGGATAGCCAAGAAAAATGGCGTGCAATTAACGAAATTAAAAATGAATATTACCGCACGTTATTTAAAAATAACGAAGCGTTAGCACAAAATGCATCATACCCGCTATTGGCATTTATTCAGCAACAGCTAAATAGTGAAAACAAAATTAACTTGTTGGTTGGACACGATTCTAATATCGTCGCTCTGCTTGCCGCACTGGGTGTTGAGCCTTATGAGTTGGATGATTCGTTGGAAAATATCCCAATCGGTGGCAAGTTGCTATTTGAAGTGTGGAAACACAAACCCAGTGGTAAGCTCAAATTTAAGTTGGATTATGTTTATCAAACCACTGAACAGCTGATTAATATCACGCCATTAAGTTTATCAACACCACCAAACCAAACCGCCTTAACTCTCAAAGGCTGTGAAAAAGATGAAAAGGGCTTCTGTGATTACGAACGTTTTCAACAGGTGTTGAGTGAGAGTATTAAGAACGGTAAGAAATAG
- a CDS encoding FABP family protein, which translates to MKDFQYPDDIYTEAETDPNTLANLGPLAKLAGVWEGKRGVDINPKAEGPEKDPYIERYEAHPTDAQTNGPQLYYGLRYHTHIVQPGEVETFHDQVGYWLWEPETGNILLTGSIPRGQTFIAVGNAPADAKEFTVKAVRGSLTNGIISNPFLERSFTTESFEMTVKFHDDGSWSYDQTTTMIIPNYDAPFEHRDRNRLTKIADPKLNPTAAAEQGGE; encoded by the coding sequence ATGAAAGATTTTCAATACCCAGACGATATTTATACTGAAGCAGAAACTGATCCTAATACACTCGCGAATTTAGGCCCATTGGCAAAATTAGCGGGTGTTTGGGAAGGTAAACGCGGTGTGGATATCAACCCAAAAGCAGAAGGGCCAGAAAAAGATCCTTATATCGAACGTTACGAAGCCCATCCAACGGATGCGCAAACCAATGGTCCGCAACTCTATTATGGATTACGCTATCACACCCATATTGTACAACCAGGCGAAGTGGAGACGTTCCACGATCAAGTGGGTTATTGGTTATGGGAACCTGAAACAGGCAATATTTTATTAACAGGCAGCATTCCACGTGGCCAAACGTTTATTGCTGTCGGTAATGCACCGGCTGATGCGAAAGAGTTTACGGTAAAAGCAGTACGTGGTTCACTAACAAACGGTATTATTTCTAATCCGTTCTTAGAGCGTTCATTTACCACGGAAAGTTTTGAAATGACGGTAAAATTCCATGATGATGGCTCTTGGTCATACGATCAAACCACAACCATGATTATCCCGAATTATGATGCGCCATTTGAACATCGCGATCGTAACCGTTTAACGAAAATTGCTGACCCGAAATTAAATCCAACTGCGGCAGCAGAACAAGGAGGTGAATAA
- the glyQ gene encoding glycine--tRNA ligase subunit alpha, with translation MSTKFNVKTFQGMILALQEYWANQGCTVVQPFDMEVGAGTSHPMTALRALGPEPMAFAYVQPSRRPTDGRYGENPNRLQHYYQFQVVIKPSPDNIQELYLGSLEMLGFDPTQNDIRFVEDNWENPTLGAWGLGWEVWLNGMEVTQFTYFQQVGGLECKPVTGEVTYGLERLAMYIQGVDSVYDLVWSDGPLGKTTYGDVFHQNEVEQSTYNFEYADTDFLFYCFDQYEKEAKSLLELERPLPLPAYERILKAAHSFNLLDARKAISVTERQRYILRIRALTKGVAEAYYASREALGFPGCKK, from the coding sequence ATGAGTACAAAATTCAACGTAAAAACATTCCAAGGCATGATTTTAGCCTTGCAAGAATATTGGGCAAATCAAGGTTGTACCGTTGTTCAACCTTTTGATATGGAAGTGGGCGCAGGGACTTCTCACCCAATGACTGCATTACGCGCATTAGGCCCTGAGCCAATGGCATTTGCTTATGTGCAACCTTCACGTCGTCCGACCGATGGTCGTTATGGCGAAAACCCAAACCGCTTACAACATTACTACCAATTCCAAGTGGTAATTAAACCTTCTCCAGATAACATTCAAGAACTCTATTTAGGTTCACTTGAAATGCTCGGTTTCGATCCAACACAGAACGATATTCGTTTCGTGGAAGATAACTGGGAAAACCCAACTTTGGGTGCTTGGGGTTTAGGCTGGGAAGTGTGGTTAAATGGTATGGAAGTGACCCAATTTACTTATTTCCAACAAGTGGGTGGTTTAGAATGTAAACCGGTAACAGGTGAAGTGACCTACGGTTTAGAGCGTTTAGCCATGTACATTCAAGGCGTAGATTCTGTGTATGACCTAGTTTGGTCTGACGGCCCATTAGGCAAAACCACTTACGGTGATGTGTTCCATCAAAACGAAGTCGAGCAATCCACGTACAACTTTGAATATGCGGATACTGATTTCTTATTCTACTGCTTTGATCAATACGAAAAAGAAGCAAAAAGCTTATTAGAATTAGAACGTCCGTTACCATTACCGGCTTACGAGCGCATTTTAAAAGCGGCACACAGCTTCAACTTGTTAGATGCACGTAAAGCGATTTCGGTCACAGAGCGTCAACGCTATATTTTACGCATTCGTGCATTAACTAAAGGCGTGGCGGAAGCGTACTATGCGAGCCGTGAAGCCTTAGGTTTCCCAGGTTGTAAAAAATAA
- a CDS encoding TonB-dependent receptor plug domain-containing protein, translating into MKKNVITSAILLAIPALAAAEDVAKLDVINVYSASATPTSLHQTASSVTVLTEKDFAQRGATYVSDVLKTVPSLAVSTSGGRGTLTNVFLRGADANHTAVIIDGVKVNPVSGYGFDFGGLALSNIDRIEVLRGEQSALWGSDAMGGVIYITTKKGLEKGKTFNVDYDFGTGSNRTVDGSLTLSGSNNGFYYALHGDSHHTKGISALSKNRFNYTAQDGTAVSTGGSNERDKFHRDNASLRFGYDDNQKGFDFLTSHSSQTANFDNSATDEKGHYTRTRDTLFKLSGFLGNDDQLLKHKVGVSHLKTDSDTVGYTSAYDAKKLNANYQLDVNFDREGTLTQGLSFLTDYQKTDFNSSYFNNAGNKKLIEKSLAAEYRLLHDADHSLNISGRYTDSSEYENSWTGRIAGAYRLHNNVKAHASFGSAIQNPTITEYYGYNARYIGNPNLQPEKSLGGDVGLLFETNDGRHSFDVTYFARNVKNAISSEVINFTTYASRAVNLEGKSKVKGVEVAYNGKITDALTAYANYTYTQTRDSKGAELARRPKHLANAGLAYQITEKLGADVNVSYTGKRMDTYYSPTYSTHKVKLPSYTLANLGVNYKVTDSLTIYANLNNVFNKKYENVLGYGQEGRNVYVGLKGSF; encoded by the coding sequence ATGAAAAAAAATGTGATTACTTCAGCGATTTTATTAGCGATTCCAGCATTAGCTGCGGCTGAAGACGTGGCAAAATTAGATGTGATTAACGTCTATTCTGCATCAGCCACGCCAACTAGCCTTCATCAAACCGCCTCATCTGTTACTGTTTTAACTGAAAAAGATTTTGCACAACGTGGTGCGACTTATGTCAGTGACGTATTGAAAACGGTACCGAGTTTAGCCGTGAGTACTTCAGGCGGTCGTGGCACATTAACTAATGTATTCTTACGTGGTGCGGATGCAAACCACACTGCAGTGATTATTGATGGCGTGAAAGTGAACCCAGTTTCTGGTTATGGCTTTGATTTCGGTGGCTTAGCATTAAGCAATATTGACCGCATCGAAGTATTGCGCGGCGAGCAATCAGCTCTTTGGGGAAGTGATGCGATGGGTGGTGTGATTTATATCACCACGAAGAAAGGCTTAGAAAAAGGCAAAACCTTCAACGTTGATTACGATTTCGGCACTGGCTCTAATCGTACAGTAGATGGTTCATTAACCCTTTCAGGCTCAAATAACGGCTTCTATTATGCTTTACACGGTGACAGCCACCATACCAAAGGCATTTCAGCACTCAGCAAAAACCGATTTAACTATACCGCGCAAGATGGCACAGCGGTAAGTACCGGTGGCTCAAACGAACGCGATAAATTCCATCGTGATAATGCCTCTCTTCGTTTTGGCTATGACGATAATCAAAAAGGTTTTGATTTCTTAACCTCTCACAGCAGCCAAACGGCTAACTTTGATAACAGCGCAACAGATGAAAAAGGCCACTACACTCGCACACGTGATACCTTATTCAAATTAAGTGGCTTCTTAGGTAATGACGATCAATTGCTTAAACATAAGGTTGGTGTAAGCCATCTCAAAACTGACAGCGATACCGTTGGCTATACATCAGCTTATGATGCGAAAAAACTCAATGCAAACTATCAATTAGATGTCAATTTCGATCGTGAAGGCACTCTCACACAAGGTTTAAGCTTCTTAACTGACTATCAAAAAACAGATTTCAACTCGTCTTATTTCAACAATGCTGGCAATAAAAAGCTTATTGAGAAAAGCTTAGCGGCAGAATATCGCTTATTACACGATGCAGATCATAGCTTAAATATCAGTGGCCGTTACACTGACAGCTCTGAATATGAAAACTCATGGACTGGCCGCATCGCGGGCGCTTATCGTTTACATAATAACGTGAAAGCACACGCAAGTTTTGGTTCAGCGATTCAAAACCCAACGATCACTGAATATTACGGCTACAACGCGCGCTATATCGGCAACCCGAATTTACAACCTGAGAAAAGTTTAGGTGGCGATGTTGGTTTATTATTTGAAACCAATGATGGTCGTCATAGCTTTGATGTGACTTATTTCGCTCGTAATGTGAAAAATGCCATTAGCAGCGAAGTAATCAACTTCACCACTTATGCAAGCCGTGCCGTAAACCTTGAAGGTAAGAGCAAAGTGAAAGGTGTTGAAGTGGCTTATAACGGTAAAATCACCGATGCATTAACAGCTTATGCGAACTATACCTACACACAAACCCGAGATAGCAAAGGTGCTGAATTAGCACGTCGTCCAAAACATTTAGCGAATGCGGGCTTAGCATACCAAATCACTGAAAAGTTAGGTGCTGATGTGAATGTGTCTTATACCGGCAAACGCATGGATACCTACTATTCACCAACCTACAGCACGCATAAAGTAAAATTGCCATCTTACACCTTGGCAAACTTAGGCGTAAATTATAAAGTGACGGATAGCTTGACGATTTATGCAAACCTTAACAACGTATTCAATAAAAAATACGAAAACGTACTGGGCTACGGCCAAGAAGGACGTAATGTTTACGTTGGGTTAAAAGGATCGTTCTAA
- a CDS encoding helical backbone metal receptor, whose product MQKTRLILIALFLPFTAQASEQFVSLTLCSDRLLIELAEPSQIAAQSPYSKNPLMMLDKINTNKPVLEPQLTELLPYLDKTILINETFYPQLVAELKKLNAKIIPINDSPQTPDELFALILDLGKQLGNEQKAADLVTKLKSQNFHLNRPLTDTLILSETGVVESYYPQYPVLLNLLGLTPLKTPLTAQNFSLEKVILSQPNVLISLSDKQGYNAQAELLHHPMLQDFFKNQPLISIPMKYTYCFDYGVWQGAEKIYQQLK is encoded by the coding sequence ATGCAAAAAACTCGCTTAATTTTAATCGCACTTTTTCTTCCGTTTACCGCTCAGGCTTCGGAACAATTTGTCTCACTTACGCTTTGCAGTGACAGACTGCTTATCGAACTGGCTGAGCCTTCGCAAATTGCTGCACAGTCACCTTATTCGAAAAATCCGTTGATGATGTTAGACAAAATCAATACCAACAAACCTGTGCTGGAACCGCAATTAACGGAATTATTGCCCTATTTAGATAAAACTATTCTGATTAATGAAACTTTTTATCCCCAATTAGTCGCAGAGCTGAAAAAACTCAACGCGAAGATTATCCCGATTAACGACAGTCCGCAGACACCAGATGAATTATTTGCGCTGATTCTAGACTTAGGCAAACAACTTGGGAATGAGCAAAAGGCGGCAGATTTAGTAACAAAACTCAAATCACAAAACTTTCACTTAAATCGACCGCTTACTGACACACTGATTTTGTCAGAGACAGGTGTGGTAGAGAGTTATTATCCGCAATATCCTGTGCTGTTAAACCTACTCGGATTAACACCGTTAAAAACGCCACTAACCGCACAAAACTTCTCGCTAGAAAAAGTGATTTTAAGCCAACCGAATGTGCTCATTTCTCTGTCTGATAAACAAGGTTACAATGCGCAAGCTGAATTACTGCACCACCCTATGTTGCAAGATTTTTTCAAAAACCAACCGCTTATCAGCATCCCGATGAAATATACCTATTGTTTCGATTACGGTGTGTGGCAAGGGGCGGAGAAGATTTATCAACAGTTAAAATAA
- a CDS encoding iron ABC transporter permease encodes MTKTLKLNTALFFALLLISGFAVYHQLGDFAHLKNADGVLTDMRSMVLWDIRFPRIGLALLTGASLAIAGNAMQGIFQNPLASPGLLGSSAGATAASVFILYYFAVPFSLLLAGGVIGALLSFFIVYLIAKNYGTTMMILSGLAVNMLLGSAIALLLSNAESPWALAELYRWLQGSLMWAKLDTLLISLPIVLAGVFCLYHTRRYLDLLTFGEETASTMGVDPKRSFFISTFGVALLVGATIPQTGTIGFIGLIAPHFARILLKARPSQLYLTSALIGALLLLLADLAILYIPLFSHIYIGTLTALIGAPCLIWMLLTQQRKIYD; translated from the coding sequence TTGACCAAAACACTCAAATTAAATACCGCACTTTTCTTCGCGTTACTGTTGATTAGCGGATTTGCAGTTTATCATCAGCTCGGTGATTTCGCGCATCTCAAAAATGCGGATGGCGTACTCACCGATATGCGTTCAATGGTGCTGTGGGATATTCGTTTTCCGCGCATTGGTTTAGCTTTATTGACAGGCGCTAGCCTAGCAATAGCGGGCAATGCGATGCAAGGTATTTTCCAAAACCCATTAGCGAGTCCAGGCTTACTCGGCAGTAGCGCTGGGGCAACAGCCGCTAGTGTATTTATCCTCTATTATTTTGCCGTGCCATTTTCACTGCTCTTAGCTGGAGGAGTAATTGGGGCGCTTTTAAGCTTTTTCATCGTGTATTTAATCGCCAAAAACTACGGCACTACGATGATGATTCTAAGCGGGCTAGCGGTCAATATGTTACTTGGTTCAGCAATTGCATTACTGCTATCCAACGCAGAAAGCCCATGGGCATTAGCTGAACTTTATCGTTGGCTACAAGGCTCGTTGATGTGGGCGAAATTAGATACCCTGCTTATTTCACTCCCGATTGTTCTGGCAGGGGTTTTCTGCTTATACCACACTCGTCGATACTTAGATTTACTCACCTTTGGTGAAGAAACTGCGAGCACCATGGGCGTAGATCCGAAACGTAGCTTTTTCATCAGCACCTTTGGTGTGGCCTTATTAGTCGGTGCAACCATTCCACAAACCGGTACCATCGGTTTTATCGGCTTAATCGCGCCACACTTCGCCCGTATTTTACTGAAAGCACGTCCATCGCAACTTTACCTTACGAGTGCGTTAATCGGGGCATTATTGCTGTTACTGGCCGATTTAGCCATTTTATATATCCCGCTGTTCTCACATATTTACATCGGCACATTGACTGCACTTATCGGTGCACCTTGCTTGATTTGGATGTTATTAACGCAACAGAGAAAAATCTATGATTAG
- a CDS encoding ABC transporter ATP-binding protein, producing MIRIEKLTQSYCLNDIYCTLPSGKLIGIMGANGAGKSTLLKTIAGILPLKQGEVWFDDQPLSKMNATEKSQHIAYLAQNTQIHWDLSVYDVIALGLAATLPKEKERSKIQAFSEKFAVAHLLDKPFQQLSGGEKARVQLARCCIKESPVLLVDEPIAPLDPYYQIDMMEQLQSLTPEHTCVVAIHHLSLAYQFCDEIVLLDKGKLLAVGETQAVLNAENLAKAFHIRAEIDPMKKTISKIEKQ from the coding sequence ATGATTAGAATTGAAAAACTCACCCAATCTTATTGCTTAAATGATATCTACTGTACGCTTCCATCAGGTAAATTGATTGGCATTATGGGTGCCAATGGGGCGGGAAAATCCACCTTATTGAAAACCATTGCGGGTATCCTGCCCCTCAAACAAGGGGAGGTTTGGTTTGATGATCAGCCATTAAGTAAGATGAACGCAACCGAAAAAAGCCAACACATTGCTTACCTTGCACAAAATACGCAAATTCATTGGGATTTATCCGTTTATGATGTGATTGCATTAGGTTTAGCTGCGACCTTACCAAAAGAAAAAGAGCGGTCAAAAATTCAAGCGTTTTCAGAAAAGTTTGCGGTAGCTCATTTGCTCGACAAACCTTTCCAACAACTTTCTGGAGGCGAAAAAGCGCGTGTACAACTCGCTCGTTGCTGTATTAAGGAATCACCTGTTTTATTAGTCGATGAGCCGATTGCACCGCTCGACCCTTATTATCAAATTGATATGATGGAACAGCTTCAATCACTCACACCGGAACATACGTGTGTCGTCGCAATTCATCACCTTTCGTTGGCTTATCAATTTTGTGATGAAATTGTTCTATTAGATAAAGGAAAATTGTTAGCTGTAGGTGAGACGCAAGCCGTGTTAAATGCGGAGAATTTAGCGAAAGCCTTTCATATTCGAGCTGAAATTGATCCAATGAAAAAGACTATCTCAAAAATTGAAAAGCAATAA
- the ndk gene encoding nucleoside-diphosphate kinase, translating to MTERTFSIIKPDAVKRNLIGAILGRFESQGFRVVALKMVQLTKDQAEGFYAEHQGKPFFEPLVEYMISGPMVVSVLEKGNAVKDYRTLIGATNPAEAAEGTIRKDFALSQRENSVHGSDSVESAKREIAYFFVDSEIQP from the coding sequence ATGACAGAACGTACTTTTTCAATTATCAAACCAGATGCAGTAAAGCGTAATTTAATTGGTGCTATTTTAGGGCGTTTTGAATCACAAGGATTCCGTGTTGTTGCCCTTAAAATGGTGCAATTAACCAAGGATCAAGCGGAAGGTTTCTATGCAGAACATCAAGGTAAACCGTTTTTTGAGCCGTTGGTGGAGTATATGATCTCTGGACCGATGGTGGTTTCTGTGTTGGAAAAAGGAAATGCCGTGAAAGATTACCGCACTTTGATTGGTGCAACGAATCCAGCTGAGGCGGCAGAAGGCACTATCCGCAAAGACTTCGCGTTAAGTCAGCGTGAAAACTCTGTCCATGGTTCTGATAGTGTTGAAAGCGCAAAACGAGAAATTGCTTATTTCTTCGTAGATTCAGAAATCCAACCATAA
- the pepB gene encoding aminopeptidase PepB → MQITLSTAPASESWGKDAILSFNQDQAVIHLKDDEKSNLVLVQKAARKLRGQGIKDVELVGDAWELENCWAFYQGFYTAKQDYSIEFPHLEDEPQDELLARIECGDFVRGIINEPAQTLTPVKLAERAAEFISKQAESYADKSAVSFKIISGEALKEQGYHGIFTVGRGSINPPAMLQLDFNPTNDPNAPVLACLVGKGITFDSGGYSIKPSDGMSTMRTDMGGAALLTGALGFAIAHGLNQRVKLYLCCAENLVSDNAFKLGDIITYKNGVTAEILNTDAEGRLVLADGLIEADSQNPQFIVDCATLTGAAKVAVGNDYHSVLSMDDALVNSLFQAAKEENEPFWRLPFEAFHRSQITSSFADIANTGTAPVVAGASTATAFLSYFVKNYQQRWLHIDCSATYRKSGSDLWAVGATGIGVKTLANLLVTKAS, encoded by the coding sequence ATGCAAATTACATTATCAACGGCTCCCGCTTCGGAGAGTTGGGGCAAAGATGCTATTTTAAGTTTTAATCAAGATCAAGCCGTTATTCATCTTAAAGATGATGAAAAATCGAACCTTGTTTTAGTGCAAAAAGCGGCACGTAAATTACGTGGGCAAGGTATTAAAGATGTTGAGCTTGTAGGGGATGCATGGGAATTAGAAAATTGCTGGGCATTTTATCAAGGTTTTTACACGGCGAAGCAAGATTATTCGATTGAGTTTCCTCATTTAGAGGATGAGCCACAAGATGAATTATTGGCTCGTATTGAATGTGGTGATTTTGTGCGTGGCATTATTAATGAACCGGCACAAACCCTTACCCCGGTTAAATTAGCAGAACGTGCGGCTGAATTTATTTCTAAACAAGCCGAAAGTTATGCCGATAAAAGTGCGGTCAGTTTTAAAATCATTTCTGGTGAAGCGTTAAAAGAGCAAGGTTACCACGGGATCTTTACTGTGGGTCGCGGGTCTATTAATCCGCCAGCCATGCTGCAATTAGATTTTAACCCGACTAATGATCCAAATGCGCCAGTATTAGCATGTTTGGTCGGTAAAGGTATTACTTTTGATAGTGGCGGTTACAGCATCAAACCAAGTGATGGCATGAGTACCATGCGTACCGATATGGGCGGCGCTGCGTTATTAACGGGAGCATTAGGATTTGCGATTGCGCACGGTTTGAATCAACGTGTAAAACTCTATCTATGCTGTGCGGAAAACTTGGTGAGTGATAATGCATTTAAATTGGGCGATATCATCACATATAAAAATGGTGTAACCGCGGAAATTTTAAATACTGATGCGGAAGGCCGTTTGGTATTGGCGGATGGCTTAATTGAAGCCGATAGTCAAAACCCACAATTTATTGTCGATTGTGCAACCTTAACCGGTGCGGCGAAAGTGGCGGTCGGTAATGATTACCACAGTGTGCTTTCTATGGATGATGCGTTGGTAAATAGCTTATTCCAAGCGGCGAAAGAAGAAAATGAACCGTTCTGGCGTTTGCCTTTTGAAGCGTTCCATCGTAGCCAAATCACGTCTTCTTTTGCAGATATTGCAAATACAGGCACAGCGCCAGTTGTCGCTGGTGCAAGTACTGCAACGGCATTTTTATCGTATTTTGTGAAGAACTATCAACAACGTTGGTTGCATATTGATTGTTCGGCCACTTATCGTAAATCAGGTAGTGATTTATGGGCGGTTGGTGCAACCGGAATCGGTGTGAAAACTTTAGCAAATTTATTAGTAACGAAAGCAAGTTAA
- the wbaP gene encoding undecaprenyl-phosphate galactose phosphotransferase WbaP, producing the protein MNRANFIKFFQISVDFVSFWISIFLASFVLLKFSRADGQYFPIEQLSSFIFIHSLMGGCCVIWFWIRLRHYTYRKPFWFELKEIFRTLLIIFVIELAIVAFSRLYVSRYFWSITWLFVFTLVPLGRVLIKNLLIKLGWYLKETIIIGNGKNAKEVFDALNNEPYLGFNIKLFINTEEYKSEFIEGVPVMRHNPELLIKLVSPEFTQFILAIDEENKVKQDFWLRYLIRKGCRSISVIPDFRGIPLYGTDMSFLFSHEMVLFRVNNNLAKRSSRFIKRVFDILGASFLLIFLFPLCIPLYFLIKKDGGKLIYEHSRIGQNKKEFKCLKFRTMVNNSDEVLERILATDENARLEWEKDFKLKDDPRITPIGRWLRARSLDELPQLWNVLKGEMSLVGPRPIVKEELPYYQEDVDYYLMAKPGMTGLWQVSGRNNVSYDIRVYFDTWYAKNWSLWNDIVILFKTFKVVWKKTGAY; encoded by the coding sequence ATGAATAGAGCCAATTTTATTAAGTTTTTTCAAATTTCTGTAGATTTTGTTTCTTTTTGGATTTCTATTTTTTTAGCCTCCTTTGTTTTACTTAAATTTAGTAGGGCGGATGGTCAATATTTTCCCATAGAGCAGCTTTCATCTTTTATTTTTATTCATAGCCTTATGGGAGGATGCTGTGTTATTTGGTTTTGGATTCGTTTGCGTCATTACACCTACCGCAAGCCATTTTGGTTTGAGTTAAAAGAGATATTTAGAACATTATTAATTATTTTTGTTATTGAGCTAGCCATAGTTGCTTTTTCCCGTCTTTATGTTTCTCGTTATTTTTGGTCTATAACTTGGCTTTTTGTTTTTACTTTAGTGCCCTTGGGGCGAGTTTTAATCAAAAATTTACTTATCAAATTAGGATGGTATTTGAAAGAAACCATTATTATTGGCAATGGTAAGAATGCGAAAGAAGTATTTGATGCATTAAATAATGAGCCATATTTAGGGTTTAATATTAAATTGTTTATAAATACTGAAGAATATAAATCAGAGTTCATTGAAGGGGTGCCAGTTATGCGCCATAATCCTGAGTTGCTGATCAAACTGGTATCTCCAGAATTTACACAGTTTATTCTTGCTATAGATGAGGAAAATAAAGTAAAGCAGGATTTCTGGTTGCGTTATTTAATTCGAAAAGGCTGTCGTTCTATCTCAGTTATTCCTGATTTTCGAGGTATTCCGCTTTATGGTACGGATATGTCTTTTCTGTTTAGCCATGAAATGGTACTGTTTCGAGTAAATAATAACTTAGCAAAACGGTCTTCTCGATTTATTAAAAGAGTCTTTGATATATTGGGGGCCTCTTTTCTTTTGATTTTTTTATTTCCATTATGTATCCCATTGTATTTTCTTATTAAGAAAGATGGTGGAAAACTAATTTATGAGCATTCAAGAATTGGTCAGAATAAAAAAGAATTCAAATGTTTGAAGTTTAGAACAATGGTAAATAATTCTGATGAGGTTTTAGAAAGAATTTTAGCAACGGATGAAAATGCTCGTTTAGAATGGGAGAAAGACTTTAAACTTAAAGATGATCCTCGTATTACACCTATTGGAAGATGGCTAAGAGCGAGAAGTCTAGATGAATTGCCACAGCTTTGGAATGTTCTCAAAGGTGAAATGAGTTTAGTGGGACCTCGCCCAATAGTAAAAGAGGAGTTACCTTATTATCAGGAGGACGTTGATTATTATCTTATGGCAAAACCTGGAATGACAGGTTTATGGCAGGTGAGCGGACGAAATAATGTAAGTTATGATATTCGTGTCTATTTTGATACTTGGTACGCAAAGAACTGGTCATTATGGAATGATATCGTGATTCTATTTAAAACATTTAAAGTTGTATGGAAGAAGACCGGAGCTTATTAG